A single window of Mycobacterium sp. ITM-2016-00318 DNA harbors:
- a CDS encoding WhiB family transcriptional regulator, whose product MIEMPVLTDSQIGACAQDPDRWMTATDDQTKAVCRSCPRRWLCAKEACEMPGAQGLWAGIHIPEGGRGRTFALKQLRSLAERGGFPVHR is encoded by the coding sequence ATGATCGAGATGCCCGTCCTGACCGACAGCCAGATCGGGGCCTGCGCCCAGGACCCCGACCGGTGGATGACCGCGACCGACGATCAGACCAAGGCGGTCTGCCGGTCCTGCCCTCGCAGGTGGCTGTGCGCGAAGGAGGCCTGCGAAATGCCCGGGGCACAGGGTCTGTGGGCAGGCATCCACATCCCCGAAGGCGGCCGAGGCCGCACCTTCGCCCTGAAGCAACTGCGGTCACTGGCCGAGCGCGGCGGTTTCCCGGTGCACCGCTGA
- a CDS encoding transcriptional regulator: MEPDAGDPGIARAGAAVAARRRELDIKQRNLAKYKIINAGALIAFEKGRSWPRERTRAKLEEVLQWPAGTIASIRYGGSVPGAAPEPPADEGAASLIIGAVEVAMKTFGAAIESLPPDDDPEFGDRVTVILADLRKLETLVARAAQRSRGTADVVLALRTVRRCYDDLMFRAAASPGATLGQRLYAARRRANLSAAETANAAGLPAGLVDAVEAGESAGDADTATLNALIASLDG; the protein is encoded by the coding sequence GTGGAACCCGACGCAGGCGATCCGGGCATAGCCCGCGCCGGCGCCGCTGTCGCCGCCAGACGCCGCGAATTGGACATCAAGCAGCGCAATCTCGCGAAGTACAAGATCATCAACGCGGGCGCGCTCATCGCGTTCGAGAAGGGCCGCAGCTGGCCGAGGGAGCGGACGAGGGCCAAGCTGGAAGAGGTCCTGCAGTGGCCCGCCGGAACCATAGCGTCGATACGGTATGGCGGTTCAGTGCCCGGCGCGGCGCCGGAGCCGCCCGCCGACGAAGGTGCCGCTTCGCTGATCATCGGGGCGGTCGAGGTGGCGATGAAGACGTTCGGTGCCGCCATCGAGTCGCTCCCACCCGACGACGATCCCGAGTTCGGCGACCGGGTCACGGTCATCCTTGCCGACCTCCGCAAGCTCGAGACGCTGGTCGCCCGCGCCGCCCAACGCAGCCGCGGCACCGCAGACGTGGTGCTGGCGCTGCGAACTGTGCGCCGCTGTTACGACGACCTGATGTTCCGCGCGGCCGCGTCGCCGGGCGCGACGCTGGGCCAACGGTTGTACGCCGCGCGCAGACGCGCGAACCTGTCCGCCGCGGAGACCGCGAATGCGGCAGGGCTGCCCGCGGGGCTCGTTGACGCCGTCGAGGCGGGCGAATCGGCCGGCGATGCGGACACCGCCACACTTAACGCACTCATCGCCTCCCTCGATGGCTGA
- a CDS encoding heavy metal translocating P-type ATPase has translation MTMTHTAHSGHAAGEGHGGHHDHVAQFRRLFWLMLALAIPTVACSPMFAMILGYPQPAVPGVRWISPVLGTVMYFWGGRPFLTGAIGEVRSRAPGMMLLIGLAITVAFVSSWGASLGILHHQLDFWWELALLIVIMLLGHWIEMRSLAQTSSALDSLAALLPDEAERVSGDTTVSVAPADLLVGDVVIVRPGATVPADGEIVDGAAHVNESMVTGESVPVRREVGDHVVAGTVATDSGVRVRVTAVGDDTTLAGIARLVTEAKNSSSRAQRLADIAAGWLFWFALGAAVVTALVWGVLGRPEEAVIATITVLVIACPHALGLAIPLVVSIATERAARAGVLIKDRLALERMRTVGAVLFDKTGTLTKGEPTVTDVAVTGERAEAEVLALAAAAETDSEHPLARAIVAAARARDVTVPVATNFSSSPAVGVTATVGGREVRVGGPRLVQEAGQTELVEAAAWHHDGAIVLHVMVDGTVVGALRLADEVRQESRETVDALHRQGIEVVMITGDAEPVARAVAAQLGIDRVFAGVRPEDKTAKVAELQREGLTVAMVGDGVNDAPALARADVGIAIGAGTDVAIASAGVILASSDPRSVLSVITLSKATYRKMGQNLWWAGGYNLVSVPLAAGVLAPVGFVMPMSVGALLMSASTVVVALNAQLLRRLDLRPGGQ, from the coding sequence ATGACGATGACGCATACCGCGCACAGCGGTCACGCTGCCGGCGAGGGTCACGGCGGCCACCACGATCACGTCGCGCAGTTCCGCAGGCTGTTCTGGCTCATGCTCGCGCTCGCGATCCCGACGGTCGCGTGCTCACCGATGTTCGCGATGATCCTCGGCTACCCCCAGCCTGCGGTTCCTGGGGTTCGCTGGATCTCTCCGGTGCTCGGCACCGTCATGTACTTCTGGGGCGGCAGACCGTTCCTCACCGGCGCGATCGGTGAGGTCCGCTCTCGCGCGCCGGGGATGATGCTGCTGATCGGGCTGGCCATCACGGTCGCATTCGTCTCATCGTGGGGCGCCAGCCTGGGCATACTCCACCACCAGCTCGATTTCTGGTGGGAGCTCGCGCTGCTGATCGTCATCATGCTGCTTGGCCATTGGATCGAGATGCGGTCGCTGGCGCAGACGAGTTCGGCGCTCGACTCGCTGGCTGCGCTGCTGCCCGACGAGGCGGAACGGGTCTCAGGAGACACCACCGTTTCCGTCGCCCCCGCGGACCTCCTTGTAGGCGATGTGGTGATCGTGCGTCCAGGGGCCACCGTGCCCGCCGACGGCGAAATCGTCGATGGCGCAGCTCATGTCAACGAGTCGATGGTGACCGGCGAGTCGGTGCCGGTACGCCGTGAGGTCGGCGATCACGTCGTCGCGGGCACCGTTGCCACGGATTCGGGAGTGCGCGTCAGAGTCACCGCGGTCGGCGATGACACAACGCTCGCGGGCATCGCGCGACTGGTCACGGAGGCCAAGAACTCGTCGTCGCGGGCGCAGCGCCTGGCCGACATCGCGGCGGGGTGGCTGTTCTGGTTCGCGCTCGGCGCCGCCGTCGTCACCGCGCTGGTGTGGGGCGTGCTCGGCAGGCCGGAGGAGGCGGTGATCGCGACGATCACCGTGTTGGTGATTGCGTGCCCGCATGCGCTCGGGCTGGCGATACCGCTCGTCGTGTCGATCGCCACCGAGCGGGCGGCCCGTGCCGGCGTGCTCATCAAGGACCGTCTCGCGCTGGAGCGGATGCGGACGGTGGGCGCTGTGCTGTTCGACAAGACCGGGACCCTGACGAAGGGAGAACCGACGGTCACCGACGTCGCAGTCACCGGCGAACGCGCCGAAGCGGAAGTGCTGGCGCTGGCAGCCGCCGCCGAGACCGACTCGGAGCACCCGCTGGCCCGCGCCATCGTGGCCGCGGCGAGAGCGAGAGACGTCACGGTGCCTGTGGCGACGAACTTCTCGTCGTCACCCGCAGTGGGGGTGACCGCGACGGTCGGCGGTCGCGAGGTGCGCGTCGGCGGCCCACGACTGGTGCAGGAGGCCGGGCAGACCGAGCTCGTTGAGGCGGCGGCGTGGCACCACGACGGTGCGATCGTGTTGCACGTGATGGTCGACGGAACGGTGGTGGGTGCGCTCAGGCTGGCCGACGAGGTGCGCCAGGAGTCGCGCGAGACGGTCGACGCGCTGCACCGGCAGGGCATCGAGGTCGTCATGATCACCGGTGATGCCGAGCCTGTGGCGCGTGCGGTCGCAGCCCAGCTCGGCATCGACCGGGTGTTCGCCGGGGTGCGGCCCGAGGACAAGACCGCCAAGGTCGCCGAGCTGCAGCGCGAAGGTCTGACGGTCGCGATGGTCGGTGACGGTGTGAACGACGCCCCTGCGCTGGCCCGGGCCGACGTCGGCATCGCCATCGGTGCGGGCACCGATGTGGCGATCGCATCGGCCGGGGTGATCCTCGCGAGCAGCGACCCGCGCTCGGTGCTGTCGGTGATCACCCTTTCGAAGGCGACGTACCGCAAGATGGGGCAAAACCTCTGGTGGGCAGGCGGGTACAACCTCGTCTCGGTGCCCTTGGCTGCGGGTGTGCTCGCGCCCGTCGGGTTCGTGATGCCGATGTCGGTCGGTGCGCTGCTGATGTCCGCGTCGACGGTGGTGGTCGCGCTCAATGCCCAGCTGCTACGACGGCTGGACCTGAGGCCGGGGGGTCAGTAG
- a CDS encoding ClC family H(+)/Cl(-) exchange transporter has translation MRGSVQICLTAVVAGVLIGFVGGAFRWCLQKADEFRVDFVDWAHQLPGPGWLVPMAAAAAGATLAALVVRWEPLAAGSGIQHVEAAFLGETRPPLIRVVPAKFVGGVLSMGSGLVLGREGPTVHMGAAIGAEAARRARLPDSEVRMMQTALGGAGLAVAFNAPIGGVLFTLEEVTKSFRLKTVLATLFSAAAGVACSRLILGNHADFHVEPLGAPALSWLPLFVVFGLLTGCVGAGYNRLVLWFLDHVAAIRRVPSLAKAAVIGAVIGLAMFIYPLSVGGGEDLTQRILGGQHIVLTVVIGILAVRFVAGPLSYSAAVPGGLFAPLLAVGALWGLLFAGCFDAGWPGDATQLAIPMALVGMAAFFAATVRAPVTGMVVVTEMTATTATLVPMMAATAAAVLAAYMMGSPPIYDSLRERMGDEESIERRGR, from the coding sequence ATGCGGGGTTCCGTCCAGATCTGCCTGACCGCGGTCGTTGCCGGCGTGCTCATCGGCTTCGTCGGCGGCGCATTTCGCTGGTGTCTGCAGAAAGCCGACGAATTCCGCGTCGATTTCGTCGACTGGGCCCACCAGCTGCCGGGCCCCGGCTGGCTCGTGCCGATGGCCGCCGCCGCGGCGGGAGCCACGCTGGCCGCGCTGGTCGTGCGGTGGGAGCCACTGGCCGCGGGCAGCGGCATCCAACACGTCGAGGCGGCCTTTCTCGGAGAGACCCGGCCTCCGCTGATTCGGGTGGTTCCGGCGAAGTTCGTCGGCGGCGTGTTGAGCATGGGATCGGGACTCGTGCTGGGCCGTGAGGGACCGACGGTCCACATGGGCGCGGCGATCGGAGCCGAAGCGGCGCGGCGTGCCCGGCTACCCGATTCCGAAGTCAGGATGATGCAGACGGCGTTGGGCGGCGCCGGGCTCGCCGTCGCGTTCAACGCGCCGATCGGCGGCGTGCTCTTCACGCTCGAGGAGGTGACGAAGTCCTTCCGGCTGAAAACGGTTCTCGCGACACTGTTTTCGGCGGCGGCGGGGGTTGCGTGCTCCCGGCTCATCCTCGGCAATCATGCCGACTTCCATGTCGAGCCCCTTGGCGCCCCTGCGCTGTCGTGGCTACCGCTGTTTGTCGTATTCGGATTGCTGACCGGATGTGTGGGCGCAGGCTACAACAGGTTGGTGCTGTGGTTCCTCGACCACGTCGCAGCGATCCGGCGGGTTCCCAGCCTCGCAAAGGCGGCCGTCATCGGCGCCGTCATCGGCCTCGCGATGTTCATCTACCCCCTGTCGGTCGGCGGCGGCGAGGACCTCACACAGCGCATCCTCGGCGGACAGCACATCGTCCTCACCGTCGTGATCGGCATTCTCGCGGTGCGGTTCGTCGCGGGCCCCCTCTCGTATTCGGCCGCGGTGCCCGGCGGGCTTTTCGCACCGCTGCTGGCCGTCGGCGCGCTGTGGGGACTGCTGTTCGCCGGATGCTTCGACGCCGGGTGGCCCGGCGACGCAACACAGTTGGCGATTCCCATGGCACTTGTCGGGATGGCTGCCTTCTTCGCGGCCACCGTACGCGCGCCGGTTACCGGAATGGTCGTCGTCACCGAGATGACGGCCACCACGGCCACACTCGTGCCGATGATGGCCGCCACCGCGGCTGCTGTGCTCGCCGCGTACATGATGGGCTCGCCGCCGATCTACGACAGTTTGCGCGAGCGAATGGGAGACGAAGAATCCATCGAGCGCCGCGGCCGATAG
- a CDS encoding Dps family protein, protein MTQFTVPGLSEKQSSEVADLLQKALSRYNDLHLTLKHVHWNVVGPNFIGVHEMIDPQVELVRGYADEVAERIATLGKSPLGTPGAIINDRTWDDYSVERDTAQAHLAALDLVYTGVIEDTRKSIERVGDLDPITEDMLISHSAELEKFQWFVRAHLENAGGQLANDGAKTEKAAASRAKKKAPVK, encoded by the coding sequence ATGACTCAGTTCACCGTTCCCGGTTTGTCGGAGAAGCAGAGCAGCGAGGTGGCCGACCTGCTGCAGAAGGCACTCAGCCGGTACAACGATCTGCACCTCACCCTCAAACACGTGCACTGGAACGTGGTCGGCCCGAACTTCATCGGCGTGCACGAGATGATCGATCCGCAGGTCGAGCTCGTCCGCGGATACGCCGACGAGGTAGCCGAGCGGATCGCGACGCTCGGCAAGTCACCGCTCGGCACGCCAGGTGCCATCATCAACGACCGCACCTGGGATGACTATTCGGTCGAACGGGACACGGCGCAGGCCCATTTGGCCGCACTCGATCTCGTCTACACCGGCGTCATCGAGGACACACGCAAGTCCATCGAGCGGGTCGGAGACCTCGACCCGATCACCGAGGACATGCTGATCTCCCATTCCGCCGAGTTGGAGAAGTTCCAGTGGTTCGTGCGCGCCCATCTCGAGAATGCGGGCGGCCAACTCGCCAATGACGGTGCCAAGACCGAGAAGGCCGCCGCCAGCCGGGCCAAGAAGAAGGCGCCGGTCAAGTAG
- a CDS encoding DNA-3-methyladenine glycosylase — translation MIEQSIEASVEFAGPVSPAFTLSPLRRGGGDPCYLTADDGAVWRTSLMRTGPVTARISRAGPRVIGCEMWGDGAAEFADGFAALIGADDDSSGFAPQEPTIAKAHRRVPHLRLGRTGRVLEALIPAVIEQRVAGKDAFRAWQRLVTKFGSPAPGPAPARMRVPPTADVWRRIPSWEFHLANVDPGRARTVVGCAQRADSLERLVSHPAEQARTALTSLPGVGIWTAAETAQRAFGDADALSIGDYHLSNVVGCSLLGHRIDDDAMVELLAPLRPHRHRAVRLLEVSGLARNPRFGARMAIPNLADL, via the coding sequence ATGATTGAGCAATCCATCGAAGCCAGCGTGGAGTTTGCGGGACCGGTCAGTCCCGCGTTCACGCTGTCGCCGCTGCGCCGCGGCGGCGGAGATCCGTGTTACCTGACCGCGGACGATGGCGCCGTCTGGCGCACCAGCCTGATGCGCACGGGTCCGGTGACCGCACGCATCAGCCGCGCAGGCCCCCGTGTCATCGGATGTGAGATGTGGGGCGACGGCGCAGCGGAATTCGCCGACGGCTTCGCGGCACTGATAGGAGCCGACGACGACTCCAGCGGGTTCGCGCCGCAGGAGCCGACGATCGCGAAGGCGCATCGGCGAGTGCCACACCTCCGGCTCGGTCGAACCGGCAGGGTGCTTGAAGCACTGATCCCCGCCGTCATCGAGCAACGCGTCGCAGGCAAGGACGCCTTCCGGGCCTGGCAGCGGCTGGTCACCAAGTTCGGATCGCCTGCGCCGGGGCCCGCGCCCGCGCGGATGCGCGTCCCGCCGACCGCCGACGTGTGGCGCCGGATCCCCTCCTGGGAGTTTCATCTCGCCAACGTCGATCCGGGCCGGGCCAGAACGGTCGTCGGATGCGCGCAGCGGGCCGACTCGCTGGAGCGGCTGGTTTCCCACCCCGCCGAGCAGGCGAGGACCGCACTGACGTCGCTGCCCGGCGTCGGGATCTGGACGGCGGCCGAGACGGCGCAGCGGGCGTTCGGCGACGCCGATGCGCTGTCGATCGGCGACTATCACCTGTCGAACGTTGTCGGGTGCAGCCTGCTCGGTCACCGCATCGACGACGACGCGATGGTCGAGCTCCTCGCTCCGCTGCGGCCTCACCGCCACCGCGCGGTGCGGCTGCTCGAGGTCAGCGGGCTGGCGCGCAACCCGCGGTTCGGCGCAAGGATGGCCATTCCGAATCTGGCCGATTTGTGA
- a CDS encoding polyprenyl synthetase family protein: MRGGQFEIWRSNVREAVLDSVDEFVADRCAVDLRGAGVDVAADVLVGFVGGGKCLRSTFMFLGWLCGAEASHAALHAAASLELLHAFALLQDDVMDGSPLRRGRESAHVQFAAWHRGRGLSGSAERFGESAAVLLGDLCLVWAEQMLRNSGLDHSALSRAWPRYDAMRSELAVGQFADLVNDVGGLPTLDQVLEVARRKSGNYTVRRPLEIGAAMAGCGDFALTRLGRYGDAVGEAFQLRDDLLGIFGSPEVTGKPVGADLAEHKATSVVVAAHHMADPCLRSELDELMSTPALDEVDVDRGRSLIAATGAVERIEKMIADRLLCASQAIDHSRLDDAVRSALLHMASACTQRAA, encoded by the coding sequence GTGCGCGGCGGTCAGTTCGAGATCTGGCGGAGCAACGTCCGCGAGGCGGTGCTCGACTCCGTCGATGAGTTCGTCGCCGATCGGTGCGCGGTCGACCTGCGCGGAGCAGGCGTCGACGTGGCGGCCGATGTGCTGGTCGGATTCGTCGGCGGCGGCAAGTGCCTGCGCTCGACGTTCATGTTCCTCGGCTGGCTGTGCGGCGCAGAAGCATCGCACGCCGCCCTGCACGCCGCAGCGAGCCTCGAGCTCCTGCACGCCTTCGCGCTGCTGCAGGACGACGTCATGGACGGCTCGCCGCTGCGCCGCGGCAGGGAATCGGCCCACGTCCAGTTCGCCGCCTGGCACCGCGGCCGGGGGTTGTCCGGCTCGGCGGAGCGGTTCGGCGAGTCCGCGGCCGTGCTGCTCGGCGACTTGTGCCTGGTCTGGGCCGAACAGATGCTTCGCAACAGCGGTCTCGACCACAGCGCGCTGAGCAGGGCATGGCCGCGTTACGACGCGATGCGCAGCGAATTGGCCGTCGGACAATTCGCCGACCTGGTCAATGACGTCGGTGGCCTCCCTACTCTGGATCAGGTGCTAGAGGTGGCACGACGGAAGTCGGGCAATTACACGGTGCGCCGCCCGTTGGAGATCGGCGCGGCGATGGCGGGTTGCGGCGATTTCGCGCTGACCCGGCTCGGCCGCTACGGCGATGCCGTCGGCGAGGCCTTCCAGCTGCGCGATGACCTGCTCGGCATCTTCGGCTCCCCCGAGGTCACCGGCAAGCCCGTCGGTGCCGACCTGGCCGAACACAAGGCCACCAGCGTCGTCGTCGCCGCGCACCACATGGCCGACCCGTGCCTGCGCAGTGAACTCGACGAGCTGATGAGCACCCCCGCCCTCGACGAGGTGGACGTCGACCGCGGGCGCTCGCTGATCGCCGCCACCGGCGCGGTCGAGCGGATCGAGAAGATGATCGCCGACCGGCTGCTTTGCGCATCCCAGGCGATCGACCACAGCCGACTCGACGATGCGGTGCGGTCCGCGCTGCTGCACATGGCGTCGGCGTGCACCCAGCGGGCGGCGTGA
- the crtI gene encoding phytoene desaturase family protein: MRTISGRTDHVVVVGAGLAGLAAALHLAGRGRAVTVVERGDVPGGRVGRLDIDGYRLDTGPTVLTMTDLIDETFAAVGESTADRVELESIDPAYRALFSDGSSLDVHADRDAMAAEVERLAGPQQAQGYLRLRDWLTRLYEVEFDGFIASNFDSPLSLLTPSLARLTALGGFRRWDRVVKRFITDPRLHRIFTFQALYAGVPPQRALAVYAVIAYMDTIAGVYFPRGGMRALPDGLAAAAADAGVEFRYGATVTALGRSEGRVRAVHTDTEERIAADAVVLTTELPDTYRLLGRTPRRLVPLRPSPSAVVAHIACRSADKALPHHHILFGDTWEQTFREIIDDGVVMSDPSLLVTRPTAGDPGLAPPGRELLYVLAPAPNLASGTVDWDAVGPSYAEGMMAAVADRLPQFGVDAELLHVVNPADWARQGMVAGTPFALAHTFGQTGPFRPANIVRGIDNVVLAGSSTVPGVGVPTALLSGRLAADRVTGAVTRRIVTRIGGHT; the protein is encoded by the coding sequence ATGCGAACCATCAGCGGACGAACCGACCACGTCGTGGTCGTCGGTGCGGGCCTCGCCGGCCTGGCGGCGGCACTGCATCTGGCCGGCCGCGGTCGCGCCGTCACCGTCGTGGAGCGCGGTGATGTCCCCGGCGGACGCGTCGGGCGGCTCGACATCGACGGCTACCGGCTCGACACCGGTCCGACGGTGCTCACCATGACGGACCTGATCGACGAAACCTTCGCAGCGGTAGGCGAATCCACCGCCGACCGCGTTGAGCTGGAGAGCATCGACCCCGCCTACCGCGCGCTGTTCTCCGACGGCAGCTCGCTGGACGTGCACGCCGATCGCGACGCGATGGCCGCCGAGGTCGAGCGGCTCGCCGGGCCGCAGCAGGCGCAGGGCTATCTACGGCTGCGGGATTGGCTGACGCGGTTGTACGAGGTCGAGTTCGACGGCTTCATCGCCTCGAACTTCGATTCCCCGCTGTCGTTGCTGACCCCTTCGCTGGCCCGGCTGACCGCACTCGGCGGATTTCGCCGGTGGGACCGGGTGGTGAAACGGTTCATCACCGATCCGCGACTGCACCGCATCTTCACCTTCCAGGCGCTCTACGCGGGCGTCCCACCCCAGCGTGCGCTCGCCGTCTACGCCGTCATCGCCTACATGGACACGATCGCAGGCGTGTACTTCCCGCGCGGCGGTATGCGTGCGTTGCCCGACGGGCTGGCGGCCGCCGCCGCGGATGCCGGTGTCGAATTCCGTTACGGCGCAACGGTCACGGCGCTGGGGCGCAGCGAAGGCCGAGTCCGCGCGGTGCACACCGACACCGAGGAACGCATCGCCGCCGACGCCGTGGTGCTGACCACGGAACTGCCCGACACCTACCGGCTACTGGGCCGCACGCCCCGCAGACTCGTGCCGCTGCGGCCGTCGCCGTCGGCGGTCGTCGCGCATATCGCATGCCGCTCGGCGGACAAGGCGCTGCCACACCACCACATCCTTTTCGGTGACACGTGGGAGCAGACCTTCCGCGAGATCATCGACGACGGTGTCGTGATGAGCGATCCGTCCCTGCTCGTGACCAGGCCGACGGCGGGCGATCCGGGCCTTGCGCCGCCCGGGCGCGAGCTGCTCTACGTGCTTGCGCCTGCGCCGAACCTGGCCAGCGGGACCGTCGACTGGGATGCCGTCGGGCCCTCATATGCCGAGGGCATGATGGCCGCCGTCGCCGACCGGCTGCCGCAGTTCGGTGTCGACGCCGAGCTGCTGCACGTGGTGAACCCGGCCGACTGGGCCAGGCAGGGCATGGTGGCCGGCACGCCGTTCGCCCTCGCCCACACCTTCGGCCAGACGGGTCCGTTCCGTCCGGCCAACATCGTCCGCGGCATCGACAACGTCGTACTGGCCGGCTCGTCGACCGTGCCGGGCGTCGGAGTTCCGACCGCACTGCTGTCGGGGCGGCTCGCAGCCGACCGGGTCACCGGAGCCGTCACCCGGCGGATCGTTACACGCATCGGGGGGCACACATGA
- a CDS encoding phytoene/squalene synthase family protein, whose amino-acid sequence MIRSELDAAGVTDPNLREAYEHCRMLNAEHGKTFFLATRLLAPEQRPAVHALYGFARRADDILDDLEDSASTAERAERLQLLSTQLFNRLVQNQDSGDDPTLRAVVHTARRYDIPWETFDDFLASMRMDLTVTDYPDRKTLERYMHGSAEVIGLQMLPVLGTVGPREEAAPYAAALGKAFQLTNFLRDVDEDLQRGRVYLPADELAAYRVDRDMLAWCHANRRTDARVRRALTEQHAATRRVYETARKGIAMLDPRSQPCVSAAYTLYSEILDRIESIDFAIFNQRATVGTGRRLQVAGLGLLRAWRARLSNGG is encoded by the coding sequence ATGATTCGCTCCGAGTTGGACGCCGCAGGCGTGACGGACCCGAACCTGCGCGAGGCGTACGAGCACTGCCGGATGCTCAACGCCGAGCACGGCAAGACGTTCTTCCTCGCGACCCGGTTGTTGGCGCCCGAGCAACGCCCAGCGGTGCACGCGCTTTACGGGTTCGCCCGCCGCGCCGACGACATCCTCGACGATCTGGAGGACAGCGCGAGCACGGCTGAGCGGGCCGAGAGGCTCCAGCTGTTGTCCACGCAGTTGTTCAATCGTCTTGTCCAGAACCAGGATTCGGGTGACGATCCGACTCTGCGGGCCGTCGTGCACACCGCGCGGCGCTACGACATCCCGTGGGAAACGTTCGACGACTTCCTCGCGTCGATGCGGATGGACCTGACAGTCACGGACTATCCCGACCGCAAGACCCTCGAGCGCTACATGCACGGCTCCGCCGAGGTGATCGGGTTGCAGATGCTTCCTGTGCTGGGCACCGTGGGTCCCCGCGAGGAGGCCGCGCCGTATGCCGCCGCGCTGGGAAAGGCGTTTCAGCTGACCAACTTCCTGCGCGACGTGGACGAGGATCTGCAGCGCGGACGGGTGTATCTGCCTGCCGACGAGCTGGCGGCCTACCGCGTCGACCGCGACATGCTGGCGTGGTGTCACGCGAACAGGCGCACCGACGCGCGGGTCCGGCGCGCGCTCACCGAACAGCACGCCGCCACCCGGCGCGTCTACGAAACCGCCCGCAAGGGGATCGCGATGCTCGATCCGCGGTCGCAGCCGTGCGTATCGGCCGCCTACACGCTCTACTCCGAGATCTTGGATCGCATCGAGAGCATCGACTTCGCCATCTTCAACCAGCGTGCGACCGTCGGCACCGGCAGGCGGCTGCAGGTCGCCGGCCTCGGCCTGCTGCGCGCCTGGCGTGCGCGGTTGTCGAACGGTGGGTAA
- a CDS encoding lycopene cyclase domain-containing protein, with protein MDRWQYLIVLGACLVITAPLEILGEGVYRQARRAAFAVLPVAAVFVVWDAVAIAAHIWTYNPRYVTGIELPADIPIEELLFFIVIPLCGLFTYNAVDTILTYLKKRRRARAEQST; from the coding sequence ATGGACCGCTGGCAGTATCTGATCGTGCTCGGCGCCTGTCTGGTGATCACCGCGCCGCTGGAGATCCTCGGGGAGGGTGTGTACCGGCAGGCCCGCCGGGCGGCGTTCGCGGTGCTGCCCGTCGCCGCGGTGTTCGTGGTGTGGGATGCGGTGGCCATCGCCGCACACATCTGGACGTACAACCCGCGCTACGTCACCGGCATCGAACTGCCCGCCGACATCCCGATCGAGGAGCTGCTGTTCTTCATCGTGATTCCGCTGTGCGGGCTGTTCACCTACAACGCCGTCGACACGATCCTGACGTACCTGAAAAAGAGGCGCCGCGCCCGAGCGGAGCAGTCGACGTGA
- a CDS encoding lycopene cyclase domain-containing protein translates to MTGLGYTMPAVIAVIAVCALEFGVLRTGLFRRPAYWISMVIVFGFQIPVDGWLTKLSAPIVIYDDSHTSGIRFPFDIPVEDFLFGFALVTAVLLLWERQRLRGRRTEGAQ, encoded by the coding sequence GTGACCGGCCTCGGTTACACGATGCCCGCCGTGATCGCCGTGATCGCCGTCTGCGCGTTGGAGTTCGGCGTGTTGCGTACCGGGCTTTTTCGCAGGCCCGCGTACTGGATCTCGATGGTCATCGTGTTCGGGTTCCAGATACCCGTGGACGGTTGGCTCACGAAACTGTCCGCGCCGATCGTCATCTACGACGACAGCCACACCAGCGGCATCCGGTTCCCCTTCGACATCCCCGTCGAGGACTTCCTCTTCGGGTTCGCGCTCGTGACCGCCGTGCTCCTGCTCTGGGAACGCCAGCGGCTGCGCGGCCGCAGAACCGAGGGAGCGCAATGA